GAATCATCAAGATCCCACTGTCAGCCAAGTATTTCAGGATCTAAATAGGGAAGCGTTTTCCTATCCCTCTGTGCTAGgcctttgttttgctttatgaTATTGGGAATGAAACTCGGGGCCTTTTGCCCACTAGAGTAAGCCTCACTTTGAATcttgatagaaaagaaaaatttgaaagataCAATATGGTCAATGGAAAAAAGGTCTTCCTTAGAATTTCTCATTAAATAGCCCTATATACAGATATTAACTGTAGTGCTTCCAGCACTCTGCCTTAAAGGTAGAGTTCTTCAAGTGATAAAGTACCCTAGTCTTAGATATCTCAAATTCTTGTAAGCACCTGTTTGGAACAGAGGAAGTCATTTAATTATTTCTCCTGTCTTCTTTAAGAGCAAAAATTACAAGGCTCTAGTGTTAGCCcctgataattttctttctttagctaCAAGGAGGAGAGGCATATAAGATCTCTCGGTTCTTTATTAGAAACACGGAAAGCAAGTTGGTGTTATCTTTTAAAcaaagtaaaacttttaaaacattaaatttagaAACACTATATTCTATTGTTACTGCAATATACTATCTACTTCATCAGACAAGGCAAAGATCTTGGTGTTACATTAGATAATAATGGACAATACATAGTTTAAAGTCACCTTCTTCCTTTCATGTGGGTATTACCTCCAAAAAAAACACATAACAAATACCAGTACTCaacattcattattatttattttactaaatagtATGattcaaaaaaacacaaaaccagaaAACTTTTACTTAAAACTAGTCCAACTAGTGGATGAGACTCCCAACTCATCCCCACATTCTTTCTATGTATATGGAGCTGGAGCCATAAAAATGAGTATTTGTGTACACTTTGCACTTCCTGTTGAACATGAATGAACTCCAAACATAAATGTACTTCTTCGAACCAAGAGAGACAAATGAAGTTTTACAAGATACAGGCACTTTATGttcccagttttaaaaataagccaagtgaaaaatatttaataaaaataattggaacAGAGAAAGCTTTAGAAGTTCTATCATTAGTTCTAGTGACTTACGCTCAAACGCAGACAGACACCATCAAACAagttaaacaaaaataactgttGTTAATGGtcatatctgtaaaatgaaatccAAATTACAACTGGAGAAAAATGGCCATCTGAATCCAACTTAAAGATTTGCCAATAATGTGCACTGAATTTTGTGTATATCTAGGCAGCTGAGTAACATTTCAAAGCTTTGCAAGAGTGTATGGttagtgagaaaagcaaaagGTGCTTTTATTCCACAGTATCtgattaaacaaaacaaagcaatttacaaaagaaaagtaccaaatgatactttaaaataaatagttcatCATTTTGATGAATATATACATGTTGAGTCCACTTCTTAGGGATTTAGCTATCTAAAAGTGGCATGTCACTATCCAGAGGTGCAGGAGCAAGTTCACATAAATAAAACAGTGTAGCTTCACTAGCTTCAGCTTCAGTCAATGGCTCCAGGCGAACAAGCTTACTTTGGGTTGGTTCTGGGTCCAGGCTGCTATCCAAAAGCTCATCAACTTCTATGggtttatctacagaggacataACTTCTGATGATGCTGTTGTACTCCCCTGTTCAACAGCAGAAGCAGGATTCCCATCGAGGAATGCAAGAAGTGGAAAGGCAGTGTACTGGATAAGCTGCTTAtctataaagattaaaaaaaaaaaaaattatagccaaaCAAATGACATGATActttgtgtaaaattttaaatatgcaagTCATAAAAGTTAGTCTTATTCAACAATTAAGAAACAAAGTTATTTCAGGTCTCCTAaagttaaataggaaaaaaaaaaaaagagagaagaccttAAGAACTATTACCTCACCAATTCAATTTTTTCTATATGCTAGAATCTTCCAGTGTGTTATTACAACAAGACTTTTCAAGGCTTGCATTAGTTTCTACTAAACTATACAAACTATAAATATCTCTATACCCACCTGGTTTAGACttagattttcttccttcttctgaaACTGGTTGAACTACATTGTTCTTGGTAGCTTCTAATCCTTTATTCTCAGactgaaaggggggaaaaaaaggtaagaacacttatttcatattttacatattcctgaaaaaatcaaaaaattaaaaattgatacaATATGTAAATACTGACATACTATCTGAAATAAGTGGAAAaggagaatataaagaaaaacagaggggaagagaggaaagattGGGAATAGATGTAGCAAGAAAACTTGTCATCAagacaatgaggaaaaaaaaaaaacctgaactaTGATGATAAGTGTAAAAAGGGGAGGACATTTCAATAGTAGAACAGACAGATGCTCTCAAGGATACAAAAATAGGAATGAATTAAAGAGAAGTGGTTTCAAATGCTAGTTGAAAGAACATTTAAgcaattaaattcattttaaatgactttGACTAAACTATATCACATTTCTCTTATAAACAATTTTAAGTACAAATTAAACATATTTGGAACAGTTCATGATGACATGGTCACATCCTTATAAATATCCCTAAACTTGGAAGCCTCAAAGTTGAGATGTTTCTTCTTGTCCTTTTTGTGTCTTGAGttcttttctgtcatttcaaTCACTTTTTTCAACTACACTGTCCTCTCttcttatatataattataatagagAAACAAATCTTTAATGTTGTCGAAGTTCTTCAGGGATCTTTTCAATGATGTTCAAACTCAGATGCAGAAgttcataaacttttttttgaaTAGCTGCAAGTCTCAGGTATCCACAAGTCCCATATTTTTACATGCTGGTTAATTATAGATAGCGTAACAAACATCTATATAATAATTCCTATATTCTCCCTTATATTCATCATAAAATAAAGCAGTACAAGTTTTCAGGATTCAGAAAAGATAATGGTTCCAAGATAAAAACTACTAAGCCTTTCCAAGATTTTACATAAACATTAATACAATATTACATTTTATGCCTTCTAAAATAGGTATTTTCCAAGGATGCCACTGTTGTTATTCTAAAACATCAGAACCAGGATGATAAATGGGTTTCATGTACCATGTAAATTCTTACTCATTAGTGTGTACCACTTAGATTGCCATAGTGAAAAGTAGAGGCTTTTCtgattaataaaatgttataatcTGTGTCATATAACCCTTGTCGTGACCAGGGCAATGATAGCTGATATGcttattatttgaaaacaatCTGAATTCAGAAACATAATGAACAGTTACTCTCAAATTTAATTCTTTCATACTATTAAACAAAAGGCAATTTGCTGTTTAATGCTATTTCTGAAAACTGCATTCAAGTTATTGGCTTTTAGAATAAAGAGGATAGGATGATCCAAGAATAACTCAAATGTCCAGAAATAAACAGTAAAACACACTGACAAACTTAATATATAATATGGATACATTCAACTTAAGGTCTATAACTCAGTCACATTCAATAATATGATCATATTTACTCAAACAGCTGAGCTGGTCAACAGAATATTTTACTCATAAGCCCAGGCAAATGAATTTGGCCAAATGTCAAATTCAGCACACTGCCTATTTAATAAAGTTTTCCTGAAACATAATCTTACATTcttttaaatactgtttttaatCTGCTTTTGCACTACAACTGCAATATAGTGTAGTTGTGACAAAGAACATATAGCTTGCAGAGTGAAAAAATTTACTAGGTGGTCTTTAAGAAGAAGTATGCCAATCCCTGATACAAATCATCCGAACCCTGAAATGTATACTCAATTTCCTAGTTCACAAACTCATAATTCTTCAGGCTTTAAATCAGGTAGGCCAtaactctgaaaatattaaaaacccaGTCAGGCTACATTCTCATCACACATGGTAATAGAAAAATTCAACCCCATCAGCCTAACCACTCATATTCAAGATGTGCTATAAATCTTTAAACTACAAGAATCAAAATGGAATTCTGCCTTACCcaatttaaaatttgaacttgATTTACCTATGTATTCAACCAAAAGCAAAGGTTAAAAAACAATTTGGTATAAATGCAAGATAAAGGAAGTACATTCCTAGTCAAAACAATAAACTGTACAAAGTAACAGAATTTGTGAACATCTTCTCTAAcaacttcaaattatactttcTATTCATCAAAAATCAGTTCTAAAGATCTCTTCAATAATTGCTAAGCCCAACTAAAAttcctatgttttttttaaaaagatgaaaacctGCCAGCCAAGGTGccacagacctataatcccagctgcatCAGAAGACCGAGGCAGGATCACCCCCAAAttaaagtcagcttcagcaatttcacaagaccctatctccaaaaaaaaaaaaaaaaaaagaaaaaagaaaaaagaggctgCGGATGTAGCATAGtagcagaagaaaaaaactgtatatatataaaacaattcttataagttaaaagaagaaaaaagaagtcagCCAGGattacatgcctgcaatcccagcattTGAGGAGGCCAAGGTAGAAgtatggtgagttcaaagccagcctcagcaaaagagaggcactaagcaactcagtgagaccctgtctaaataaaataaaaatagggctggggatgtggctcagtggcagagtgcctgagttcattccctggtacccaaaaaaggGAGAAGTCCAGAATCCATAGTTCACTGTTTCAATTTGCCTTTCCTCCAAATAGTACAAACTTAGTACAAATCCCTGAGTTTTTAATGTATACTAATAAAATGAAGGAAGCATTTATGGAATAATACAGGTAccaataaattttcaaaagaaatctcATGTTGTTTATAGAAGGAATAAGGATACGGAATGAAGCACATAAAACACAGAGAAATCATCTATTATTCACTTCTATCAATGATACACCTGAACAAGCCAAGGTCAAAGGATTTCTCAGTATCAAAAGAGGCTgatttcataatgaaaattaaTCTCATATGTGTCAGTAGAATTAAGCAATGATCCACCCCACAATCAAAAGCTCATTTTTCATCTAGAATTTTACTATTTTCATTACACATATTTGGTCAGAATATAAAgtggttgtgttttcattttctctttcttttttggtaactGGAAATGATATTGCTCTCTACTtagtaggacttttttttttttcagatttttatagcTATGGGTCCTGAGCAACATGAATTAAAACTTACTTTTGTATTATTGATGTAATCTGTGGGATTCATCTGCACAGAACTAGTGAAAAGCTGAAAGACCAAACAAGAAAGatgataagtttaaaaaatatttaaaaagaattgtgtgttcaaaatttttatataaccATGTAGAGTGAAGAGATGTAATACCTGCACTAGGAAGTTTCTATACAGTAAACTTAAGTTTGGAAGAGAAAAGCAagaaagcagggaaaaaaaaaaaacccacaaagaaacAAAGCAGAGCAAGGTAGCCAATGCATTAAATGGAATCTGATATTGTAAAATTTATTAACACAGTCGGGTAAATCACTTAAGACAAATGGTGTTTTTCCCTAACTCCCCTTTCCTTTACTATTCTCcattcacattcatttttttcttcctaaatgcCTTTGGCCTTATGTGGTCCCCAGGGCTGGGACTTGTGCCCTGACAATAAGACTTCACTGAATAACCTGCTAGGTATTAGGTAAGAAATTTATAGAATCTGCTGTATGACAGTGGCACCTAAACCACACATAAAATGGAGCCCTCTAACAATGTGGCACACctacttcttgatttttttttcacctcgCCTAACAAAGTCCTTAAGTACTAAGACCACTATCTACTGCACTCCTTAGTCTAGCCAGTATgtacataatttttgttttaagccaTCAGCCTCAAAGTCAATTATGCCAGAGATTTACTAAACATCTAAGAAATGATTGAAATCACGAAGAACACGAGATAAAGACATCACTCCTGCTCCTAAGAGCTTACAATCTAAAAGATAAGACCAACACTGAATAGCCAAACATATGTTTAAATACAATTCAGTATTATAACAAAGGATGTTGAGGCTCAAAAGTACTAAGGAGAAATGAGAAGGGAAGagaacacacacagagaaacacgtaggatgaaacaaaaaaagacctTGATAAAGCTTTGTGATATGTGTCAGTCCCTGGAGAACAGCTAGGACttgaaaaagagaatgaagggatGAGTACATAGGAATAGCATTAACAACCACAACGAAGACAGAGTATGTTCCAGAAACGGATAAGGAAAGCACAAATAATGCTTAAGTTTTGACCTGAACAGTATTTATGTACATAGGTTCAAAAAATAAACCCATTCAATTGATGAGGCTGCATCTTATCAGCAACAGAACTTTGGGAGTTGCATGTGGTGAAATTGCAGATATTAAGTTAGCCATTTATAAGAATGAGCACAGCAAATGGTTCACAGGATAAAATGAAAGCAGAGAAGCCATAGGAATAccctttctccattttctctaGACTTGCTTTCTCTCCTTAAGGTTCCATACAGTTCATGGTAGCCCTAAAAATATCTCTGGCTCTTTCttacttctttcttctgtttccatATCACCTATCGAGTTCTGAAGAGAAAAAGAGCTCAGATCCTTGAGAGTAGATAGTAACACATGACTACTTATTTATTCCAGTTCAACCTGTCAGTACCACAGAAGCCCAATTACATTTTGCTTCTGCTGAGGGGTGGCATCTGAAAGTGCCAGCAATATAAGCTCGTCTCTTCCCTTCTTTGCCCCATGCTCCCTACTCACTCAGGGATCTCTTATATATATTCCCAGCAGATATATGTGATAaagcattaaaacaaacaaacaaacaacaacaaaaaaaaaccccaccaccaccactagtATGATTACATGAAAAACTGACACAGCTAGTTGAATTCGAAGGCTACTCTCCTGCTGACTCTACTCTGGATCACCCAATACTAAACATAGGAGAGAAGCCAAGAACTGTATATTCGTATCTTGACTATCTTTGCCATTTCAGAAAACAAGGCAATCATAAGTGGACTTTCTATTTATGACAATATAGCCTTATTCAAGGATAAAATAATAAGGGTTTTGGATGAGGTAAGTTAACAATTGAAATATAAAGCTGGAATGGCTTGTGAATGTTACTTTGGAAAACAGGACTTAGTGAATGATgtgattaagaaaagaaaatcaaagccaggcatggtggcacacgcctgcaatccagcggctcaggaggcacaaggatcacaagttcaaagccagcctcaacaactcatcaagactctgtctcaaaataaaaagtaaaaaagggctgggaatgtagctcagtagttaagcacccctgggttcaatccctggtatcaaaaaaagagagagaaagaaaaagaaatcaaggtaATTCTGTGACAACTTTCTTGGCGGACTAAATAAAAGTCAGATATTACTACAGAATACAAGAAAGCTGTAAAAGGTCGCTAGtttagggaagaaagaaaagtctgACATAAACACAAATCATCTGAGGCAAGATCTGATGACTTCAAAGGcatgaaaatagaatttaagaCAAGTTTACTTTCAAAAATGTTAAGCACTGGATATACATACTTCAGAGCAATCTTACAAACTAAAACCTCTCCATGTACAAAAAGAAGggagatataaaaaataagaggACAAAAATTGTAAGTCTTGAGAGAATGTTCATAAATAGAAGATAACAGGATCTTCCAGTAGCCTGGTGAACtgattaaaaaagcaaagaagaaaaaaaaatgtagctgctCATTTCTACACCATTATAGTGAAGAAGTAACAAAAGCAGACGGAAAAGTAAATGAGCAGAGCAAAATGTCAACAtgcttttttttaagatgggaaaGATCTATGCCTATTTAAGACAAATAGGAAAGATCAAGAATAGagattgaggggaaaaaagagagagagagagagagagagagagagacacagacagagacagacagacagaggagAGGAATAAAATTGGCCTTAAGAAAAAAAGACCTAGTCTAAGAAAGATAGCGTAGGATACTGGGCCTCAGATATCAGGGAACCAGGACAGATGGATTGTTCTCTGTTTAGGGGGAGTTGACAACAATAAGATTAATGttcaaagtagaattaaaatgACTTAATGAAGTATGCAAGGATTTATCGGTGGCCAGAATGAtgggatttttatttcattcttagtGACCAAATGGACAAACATTCTGAAAAGTCCCTGGATTCAAAGTGGTAACCGtagctaaaaaaattaaaaagggctcagtTTACTGTTAACAGGATAACACGAAGTAGGTCATCAATGGAGAAGCTTAATTCACTTAAATGGGAAATAGCAGCATGGGaaggaaatattcaaagaaagtgaaatatATCTTGTTTAGTGATGACAGTTTGGAAAGGGTGCTAAAGCCTTTTAACAGTGACAAAATCCAATGACAAGTAGAGATGTAAGGTGGTAAATCAATAAACTGGAAATAAGACTGCAGAGTAAGTAAGAAATCATTCTTTTTAGCCTTAATAAGAGGCTCCTACAAGGGTAAGACTGTAGAATCTTTTGATATTGAAAGAAAGCTGTACTTTTGGCAGGAAacatacacaccaaaaaaaagtaaaaacctcttttcagaagagaaaataattcacaaaagaaaaatggaaatagaaaacaagatTCATTTGAACAGGACCAGGCCAGAGCATAAACAAAGCTTTGGATAATGGAGGGAGTAGCATCATGAAACAAAAAGAGAAGGGAATGAGAAACATGGTTAGTGCCAGAAATGGTAGGTAGAATTCATAATCCAGACAACACTGAAGTCAAGTTCAGAGAGATGGTGATAAGAATTATAGCAGGGAAACCTGGAGACTCAAGACATAAAAATacagcaaacaaaataaatttgagtGAAAAATGTTAATTCCCAAAgtattaagaaatatttccaaGCTGTCTCTTGACTAGATACTATTACCAATTTCCATAGATCTGTATTCAGTGACAATTTATTCCATAGTTAAACAGAACAACAAGTCCAGACAAGACATGGATTTAGGTCTGTTGAATAGAACTGATATATTATTACAGAGAATTAACTGAACTGCTACTCAGGCAAGTAGTGATCATTCTCTTTCAATGTCCCAAACCCATTTGTTCATCCTGTCTCATAAaaccattcattttaaaaaagaaaaagcacaaacaGAGCAGATACAAACAAtacacattgattttttaaataatatacccCCAATACACAAATTAGTAGAGCATAGCAAATATTATCCAAAGTACCTACATCAACCAGGAGATCTGGGTCTATGCTAAACTGTCTTCCTGACAGCATAGCTTGGAAGTCCTCTAAACTGCAATCAATACTGTCAAGATAATCCAACAGTTCAACcctaaggagaaaaaagaaaaaaaaaaattaaaaagtaaatataagttTTCCTTgttcttacatttaaaataaccACAGAAATTGGCTAGGCAAAATACTCCTAGAAATTGCTGAGTCCTTAACAGTTCTTAATCTTAAGAGATCCTATTGAAGATTTTAGGATATTGAAAATTTGATTAACTGAGATATAGCCTTTATACAAAACTTCAGTATACACTGAAAAGTAGTTCTGAAACAACAAGTCTGATTTACATTCTTCTTCAATACTATTACAAAATGTTTGATCTGATTACTACTAATTACTAATGTTCTTTATGCTGTAAGTCCCTATTAATATGGAGAAACTGTATTAATCCATAGTCATGGTATGAATACATAACACACATAATCACAAACACCTTAAAGATACTCAAAACAAgtatttcattaaagaaataagaaaaactgcAGAGGAATATTCCAAGACTCTTCTTAAGACAAATCCCTTTCATTAGAGAACTCCgttttgacaaataaaaaagtagattAGTAGGTTTATCATCTGAAATGAAGATCACTCAAAAATTGAATATGAAGAAATCAATTAACTTTAGATAACATCTAGATAAGCACTCACTTTCCTAAAAGATTGATGTTATCATTCAAAATGGAATCCATCATGGTCACAGGATCTTCTGTGGTCAGACTGGATGAACCATTTAGCTGGACAGCACTAGACATGAGAGGGTTGATGCCATCACTGTCTGAACTTAGGGATTCTCTGGCTGGTTCACTCAGATCTCCACTCTGAATGACAGGTGCATACTCATCTTCATTGTCATCTTCAACAATGACAATATCAGGGTACTGGCTACAGCTAGACCAgcaatatgaaaacaaagaagCAGTTACATTTGCAgacaaattcaataaaattactctatccatttattttccaGATACTCTTTCCAAACCATGTATCAAAGGCTTACGAACCTTGGGTATGTAGCTAAATCACAAATATTGACACTGTACAGAATATAAGACCTACAAAGAATCAATGTAAAGTGTtgaactctaaaataaaaaataaattcagccaCCCAGGTAtagttgcacatgcctgtaatctcagcaattcaggaggttgaggcaacaGGATCAGAAATTtgagtccagctgcagcaaatttagcaagaccctcagtaaTCTAGCAAGAGTTAAGGGCTGAGTATATAGTTTAGCAGTAAAGCCCTCTTGGGTTCAaccctccagtaccaaaaaaaaaaaggattttcgtTACTTCTTTTTTATATGGTTAAATAAACTAGCTTAATTATCAGTTGAATATTCCAAGTATGAGACAAATGTTAATTTATCAAAGAACAAAGTgggtgtttttaattttagcaacttaataataaaagtgacaaataatttcataaattttatctCAGAAACTCCTTACTTGGAGGGATCAGATATAACATCCTCATTAGTTTCTGGAATAACTGGGATATTTTCTTCATCCGCATTATCATCAGTAACATCATAAATAATAATGTCATCTGAAATCCGCTCTCTTGGCTTTAAACCTTCAGTCCTACTGTGTGGAAcctaaaaagtcagaaaaataatatatctaaATATTGAAATCACACTACTAGGATATCACTTTAAAACAACCAGAAGCATACTAGTTACTAAATACTGGGGAAACAGTAATAAGCAAAACAACTATGTCCTTTGTCCTTATGTAATTTATAcactattaataataacaattcaGTTATGAACTTACAGAGGCATGTATCTATTCATAAAGGCATATGATTTGCATTCTACTTTACTACTTTTACTGTAAGATCCCTGAAAATAGCATGTCTGTATCTATGGGAAGACTTTAAATTCTAAAGTATTTTGTATAGTTATGAAGAAAAAAGTCTCAGAACTTCATATATTTCAAGCATAAGCAGATGGCCATTGTATTGAGGGCATTATTTCATTTCAAGCTGATCTGTTTGACACATTTTATCATTATTCATTAAAGGtttcactaaaagaaaaatggcacTTCAACTATTCTAGTTAAATGTCAGTTTGGAGtattaacaataattttttattaagccACAGATACACTCAGGCcatactcatttttaaaagttcaattctCTAAAGCAAACTAAAATCATTATTACAATCTAACAATCCATAAATTTCAACACTAGATAACAGGTAAAAGATGTTAAGTACTTTACAATATATAAATCCacttaattaggaaaaaaaaaagacttcatccACTTTAGTCCTAC
Above is a genomic segment from Urocitellus parryii isolate mUroPar1 chromosome 8, mUroPar1.hap1, whole genome shotgun sequence containing:
- the Hsf2 gene encoding heat shock factor protein 2 isoform X4; translation: MKQSSNVPAFLSKLWTLVEETHTNEFITWSQNGQSFLVLDEQRFAKEILPKYFKHNNMASFVRQLNMYGFRKVVHIDSGIVKQERDGPVEFQHPYFKQGQDDLLENIKRKVSSSKPEENKIRQEDLTKIISSAQKVQIKQETIESRLSELKSENESLWKEVSELRAKHAQQQQVIRKIVQFIVTLVQNNQLVSLKRKRPLLLNTNGAQKKNLFQHIVKEPADNHHHKVPHSRTEGLKPRERISDDIIIYDVTDDNADEENIPVIPETNEDVISDPSNCSQYPDIVIVEDDNEDEYAPVIQSGDLSEPARESLSSDSDGINPLMSSAVQLNGSSSLTTEDPVTMMDSILNDNINLLGKVELLDYLDSIDCSLEDFQAMLSGRQFSIDPDLLVDSENKGLEATKNNVVQPVSEEGRKSKSKPDKQLIQYTAFPLLAFLDGNPASAVEQGSTTASSEVMSSVDKPIEVDELLDSSLDPEPTQSKLVRLEPLTEAEASEATLFYLCELAPAPLDSDMPLLDS
- the Hsf2 gene encoding heat shock factor protein 2 isoform X2; this translates as MKQSSNVPAFLSKLWTLVEETHTNEFITWSQNGQSFLVLDEQRFAKEILPKYFKHNNMASFVRQLNMYGFRKVVHIDSGIVKQERDGPVEFQHPYFKQGQDDLLENIKRKVSSSKPEENKIRQEDLTKIISSAQKVQIKQETIESRLSELKSENESLWKEVSELRAKHAQQQQVIRKIVQFIVTLVQNNQLVSLKRKRPLLLNTNGAQKKNLFQHIVKEPADNHHHKVPHSRTEGLKPRERISDDIIIYDVTDDNADEENIPVIPETNEDVISDPSNCSQYPDIVIVEDDNEDEYAPVIQSGDLSEPARESLSSDSDGINPLMSSAVQLNGSSSLTTEDPVTMMDSILNDNINLLGKVELLDYLDSIDCSLEDFQAMLSGRQFSIDPDLLVDLFTSSVQMNPTDYINNTKSENKGLEATKNNVVQPVSEEGRKSKSKPDKQLIQYTAFPLLAFLDGNPASAVEQGSTTASSEVMSSVDKPIEVDELLDSSLDPEPTQSKLVRLEPLTEAEASEATLFYLCELAPAPLDSDMPLLDS